A genomic region of Desulfuromonas sp. TF contains the following coding sequences:
- a CDS encoding efflux RND transporter periplasmic adaptor subunit has translation MKLLFLILSVVLVFFGCGQEVPPGQVSVERPLVSGIEIGEVFRREHSAARALIGTVQRPDRITLTARVDGRVGLFAVREGETVRSGELLLILEENLSAARLQEAEAGMQQAQSRIAALRVRMELAEKTFERYSRLREGEAVTPHEMDQVRSELEGARQELAAAEAAGRQAAAGRSAARIGEGYTRITAPYAAMVVRKEVREGATVMPGSPLVTLDSRESWQVITEVPESSLDRIRIGETLPVEVPAANLEISAEVVEILPSVDVRNRSFPVKLKVPEHPALRSGQYARVITSGAPEVLITIPAAAVVTRGQLTGVYVVQNGILHYRQVKTGEKVDERIEILSGLSGEEAIVVRGVENARHGARVEG, from the coding sequence GTGAAACTACTGTTCCTGATACTATCTGTGGTCCTCGTTTTCTTCGGATGCGGACAGGAGGTTCCCCCCGGTCAGGTTTCCGTGGAGAGACCGCTCGTCTCCGGCATCGAAATCGGAGAGGTCTTTCGTAGGGAGCATTCCGCCGCCCGGGCACTTATCGGGACTGTCCAGCGACCTGACCGGATCACCCTGACGGCCCGGGTCGACGGCAGGGTCGGGCTGTTCGCAGTGCGTGAAGGCGAAACAGTGCGGTCCGGCGAGCTCCTTCTGATCCTGGAAGAAAACCTCTCCGCGGCGCGTCTGCAGGAAGCCGAGGCGGGGATGCAGCAGGCGCAAAGCAGAATCGCCGCCCTGCGGGTCCGGATGGAGCTGGCCGAGAAGACTTTCGAGCGCTATAGCCGTCTCCGGGAGGGGGAAGCGGTGACCCCCCACGAGATGGATCAGGTGCGATCCGAACTGGAGGGGGCCAGGCAGGAGCTGGCTGCCGCCGAAGCCGCCGGCCGCCAGGCCGCCGCCGGCAGAAGCGCGGCCCGGATCGGCGAAGGATACACCCGCATCACGGCCCCTTATGCGGCGATGGTGGTGCGCAAGGAGGTGAGGGAAGGGGCGACGGTGATGCCGGGCTCACCCCTGGTGACCCTCGACTCCCGGGAAAGCTGGCAGGTGATCACCGAAGTGCCCGAATCTTCTCTCGACCGGATCCGGATCGGGGAAACTCTGCCGGTTGAGGTCCCGGCCGCGAATCTGGAGATTTCCGCAGAAGTGGTGGAGATTCTGCCCTCCGTGGATGTCCGAAACCGCTCCTTTCCTGTCAAGCTGAAGGTTCCGGAGCATCCGGCTCTCAGGTCGGGACAATACGCCCGGGTGATCACTTCCGGAGCGCCGGAGGTTCTGATTACGATTCCGGCCGCGGCAGTGGTGACCCGCGGCCAGCTCACCGGGGTGTATGTGGTTCAGAACGGCATCCTTCACTATCGCCAGGTCAAGACCGGCGAGAAGGTGGATGAACGCATCGAAATACTCTCTGGGCTCTCGGGGGAAGAGGCCATTGTGGTCCGCGGGGTCGAAAATGCCCGCCACGGGGCCAGGGTGGAGGGGTAG